Genomic window (Paenibacillus sp. 37):
TTAAATTTTTGAAAGACGGAAATTGGAGTATGGCAGCACTGTTAATCCTCGCATGTTGGAGATGGACAGGTGTTAATATGCTTTACTATCTATCCGGTTTGAAAAGCATTGACAATGAATATTATGAGGCTGCTTCAATTGACGGGGCATCTGCTTGGCAGAAGTTTAGAACGATTACAATGCCATTATTGAAGCCGACCACGGTATATGTTACAACAATTAGTGTTTATGCAGGTTTAGCCATGTTTACCGAGAGTCTGATGATGTTTAACGGTAACAATTCACCCAAAAATATTGGCTTAACCATTGTTGGATACCTGTATAGGCAAGGGATTGAGCAGAATAAGCTGGGTTACGCAGCTGCAGTTGGTATCATTCTGTTAGTCATTGCTATGGTTATCAATTTAACGCAGCTGAAATTTAGTGGAATGTTCAAAAAGGAGGAGGATTAAAGTGGGCAAAAGTCAGACGAGGAGTGATTTCATCTCTAGAATAGTAATTATTTGTTTATTCATTATACTATTCGTTTTAATTATGATTCCATTCTATGCAGTGGCCCTCTCTTCCTTTAAACCAGGTGAATCATTAGTTAGATATGGTCTTAACCTAAGTTTGGATTTTGAAATCATGAGTTTTGATAATTTCATCTATCTGTTTACTGGACAACATGATTATTTTGTGTGGTTTTGGAACAGTATGATTTTAACAATCGTTCAAGTGGTTTTAACACTTTTTGTAAGCTCATTTGTTGCTTATGGTTTTGCAGCATATGATTTTAAAGGTAAGAACTTCCTCTTTATATGTGTTTTGCTCATTATGATGGTGCCTTTCGAAATACTGCTGGTTCCTTTGTATAGCCTAATTAATGATTTGGGAATGGTGAATAGCTATTCGGCAATCATTTTGCCGGGTATAGCCAATGCCGCGACAATATTTTTCTTCAGGCAATATCTAAGAAGCATACCCAAAGAAATTATTCAATCTGGGCGGGTTGATGGGGCAAACGAGTATGCGATATATTTCAGACTAATTATGCCGATTATGAAGCCATCCTTTGCAGCAATGGCCATTCTGAATGGTATGAATAGCTGGAATAATCTGTTGTGGCCATTCATGGTGTTGGGAGATCAGAGTAAATATACACTTCCAATCGGTTTGAAAACGTTATTAACTCCTTATGGCAATAACTATGATCTATTGATCGTGGGCTCCTTCTTCTCCATCATTCCAATTTTTATACTGTTCATTGCTTTCCAGAAATACTTCATAGACGGTATGACTGCAGGTGCTGTTAAAGGGTAGTAATATTATGATGAAACAGGTGATAAGATGGCAGTCCAAAAAAGAGTGTTACACGACGTACAACCATTGATTGAGCAGAGAGCTGATCCTTTTATTTACCGACATTCGGATGGTTATTATTACTTCGTAGCATCCGTTCCGGAGTATGACCGGATTGAAATCCGTAGAGCCCGGAACCTTGAGGGGCTTGTTACATCAACTCCTGTTGTGATCTGGAGAAAACGCGAGACGGGTATCCTTAGTGCCAATATTTGGGCACCTGAACTGCATTTTATTGATGACAAATGGTACGTGTATTTCGCTGCCGCACACACGACGGAAACGAATGAAGGCTTGTTCGACCATCGGATGTACGTACTAGAGAATGAAAATGTCAATCCGCTCGAAGGCAGTTGGGTGGAAAGAGGACAGGTTCGTACCGCGTGGGAAAGCTTCGCCCTCGATGCCACTACCTTTGAGCATAATGGAATCCGTTATTACGTATGGGCACAAAAGGATCCGAATATTGAAGGTAACTCTAATCTGTATATATCTAAAATGAGCAATCCGTGGACGTTGACTGGGCCGCAAACGATGATCTCGATGCCGGAGTATGACTGGGAGATCATTGGTTATAAAGTGAACGAAGGCGCGGCTTTTCTTCGCAAGGGTAATCTGGTATTCCTCTCTTACTCGGCTAGCGCCACCGATTTCAATTATTGCATGGGCCTGCTTGAAGCCGATGCGGATGCGGATTTGCTCGATGCCGCCTCATGGCGCAAGTCACAAACAGCGGTTCTCTCGACAGATGAGAGCATCTCGATGTATGGTCCCGGTCATAATTCCTTCACGGTGTCAGAGGCCGACGAAAAGACGCTATTTGTGTTCCACGCAAGAACGTACAAGAATATTATAGGAGATCCGCTGTACGATCCGAATCGTCATACATTTGTGACGGAGCTTTTGTGGACGGCTGACGGCAGACCCGATTTCCCCGGCTCTGTTGCAGCACTTGCACGTTCTGTAAAGTGAACGAGTGTCCCAACAAGGTTGGTTGATGGATTTGAGTTCGTTTATCCAACTTACCAAAGAGAGACAGTAAGAACATCGAAGGCACTCTACTGGGTGCCTTCGATTTCGCTCTACAGATAATACGCTGAACCGTACCATAAGTAGTGGTAAGTTGCTCATTCTATTTTCATTAAGCTAACGGGCAGTTTAGTTTAACAAGCTACTTAGATTGGGCGAACTGGGCGGTATTGTACAGTGCGATTAAGTGATCAGCTAGCTATTATAGCGGCTTTTTTGTTTTAAACCAATTTCTTGTCCCAAGTTGAAGACAAGAACTT
Coding sequences:
- a CDS encoding carbohydrate ABC transporter permease yields the protein MIKKFVYSQKVAPYVFVLPFILIFLIFWFFPLVNSFVMSFQDRMLGQDPKWIGEANYSKLLTDKVFLTSIKNSVVYMLGTLVLLIPFPMLFAVMINSKLMKGREFFKSSFFLPALTSVAVAGTIFRLTFGEMEGSLMNSLLGLFGIEPIKFLKDGNWSMAALLILACWRWTGVNMLYYLSGLKSIDNEYYEAASIDGASAWQKFRTITMPLLKPTTVYVTTISVYAGLAMFTESLMMFNGNNSPKNIGLTIVGYLYRQGIEQNKLGYAAAVGIILLVIAMVINLTQLKFSGMFKKEED
- a CDS encoding carbohydrate ABC transporter permease; translated protein: MGKSQTRSDFISRIVIICLFIILFVLIMIPFYAVALSSFKPGESLVRYGLNLSLDFEIMSFDNFIYLFTGQHDYFVWFWNSMILTIVQVVLTLFVSSFVAYGFAAYDFKGKNFLFICVLLIMMVPFEILLVPLYSLINDLGMVNSYSAIILPGIANAATIFFFRQYLRSIPKEIIQSGRVDGANEYAIYFRLIMPIMKPSFAAMAILNGMNSWNNLLWPFMVLGDQSKYTLPIGLKTLLTPYGNNYDLLIVGSFFSIIPIFILFIAFQKYFIDGMTAGAVKG
- a CDS encoding family 43 glycosylhydrolase; protein product: MAVQKRVLHDVQPLIEQRADPFIYRHSDGYYYFVASVPEYDRIEIRRARNLEGLVTSTPVVIWRKRETGILSANIWAPELHFIDDKWYVYFAAAHTTETNEGLFDHRMYVLENENVNPLEGSWVERGQVRTAWESFALDATTFEHNGIRYYVWAQKDPNIEGNSNLYISKMSNPWTLTGPQTMISMPEYDWEIIGYKVNEGAAFLRKGNLVFLSYSASATDFNYCMGLLEADADADLLDAASWRKSQTAVLSTDESISMYGPGHNSFTVSEADEKTLFVFHARTYKNIIGDPLYDPNRHTFVTELLWTADGRPDFPGSVAALARSVK